The Pieris brassicae chromosome 6, ilPieBrab1.1, whole genome shotgun sequence genome window below encodes:
- the LOC123710732 gene encoding nose resistant to fluoxetine protein 6-like: MVRLRWTLALILISVPILVTVSAFRVRLAHERSDSQKHCASCDVNELNLDQKQSKLSNRHQYEGLKKVVHEKLKTDGKLSADDLSYLHGLSDDNRLSPNIQVKTTKPDVNGGEHIDKNKENSKIIHSDGLKVIKSTFKSDKYIDQDDDDNIIVTATKVKTQIQNEALDTNDDEIDIDDEDNSDSDEVIDNNENDDGKNIENDDSDEHYNEIVHNIQMAKVPPKVEYNAIPPIKLSLSKSEQTADVKDRKKETIKEHSKIENLSKDILESKFKDKRSIVEIKNELKKTTKEVDIKESIVRKIKDQKTKKEADTFSKESNTDELEKIKVKSHLEAGKLQSHIISKDEPVLDIKKVVDKVDEKRNSETLQRVTKDVKAKNKIKADQIKPLTDASHRKFLLQSEFDDFYGFFPTFAPNFSRVHNPECRRHGQILLRQLRGTKLWALNMLDSSGKIPSGLLQGNGIQLGDFDQCLSTRARVQLETGSIVKVQGKYCLVTMDVRAEHQDMEVAIDLLQGRNLIKGRVSDPGHFVPRYSTLSWGVCVPSPCHPDDVEAMIKDSTKRYEKLGISFNIEIDEADCHIQGKGNWWDEWMELPTLLTLCFYGVVLCVVVIATCQDLLSEKSNGDDTDKNEEDNVDDKTKQQDGFISAFSLTRTVKKLIAPVGSEEISSIHGLRAIATIALIIAHKFLPIAHAPYANRVKVAEVVSSPAWSWCRVGWVFTDGFLLLSGALTAYRTSEKTSAFNKLGSKYLRLTPAMLAVIWFYAFIWHHVTVGPMWGGLVTKNANICRERWWWNLFYLQNYFGLESMCAPQTHQLALDMQLSILGSFIVWAIHSNMVGSALFMPIIHLYAAYSRYTMFRDHRLTMIAYHGVSVSQLYRTGRMSYTSILHRSTSYLIGISLGLALRTPAQHSKFVIFIGWVVSTGLWGAVLWAGFDSGYFNYQYNVTFAAQYAALAPIAIGLAFAWLLYAAHNGYSETLSSLLCSRPMLLISRLSYALYLTQFIVFLTNAATTRTSTEFTLLSVVDFQELAAIFLSAVLLTLTLVIPMQSLPNVLFGIKKNNEEKEELQNRTSEINKEENEPELEEKPSIRKPLLAHRELLEEIPEAEVEYEIQRENQSLEEILEEDDNMDEEREDEDLEIIEEEEEPEGGEEDFWAHHDDGRDRDLDEWEWTNGNRDGAQHYRNSR; this comes from the exons ATGGTACGCCTCAGATGGACGTTAGCTTTGATTTTAATCAGTGTGCCCATCCTTGTTACGGTTAGCGCATTTCGTGTACGTCTAGCCCATGAACGTTCTGATTCTCAAAAACATTGTGCCTCGTGTGATGTGAATGAACTTAACCTTGACCAAAAACAAAGCAAATTGAGTAATAGACATCAGTATGAGGGCCTAAAAAAAGTAGTTCACGAAAAGCTGAAGACTGATGGAAAATTGAGTGCTGATGACTTATCGTACTTACATGGACTTTCTGATGACAATAGGTTAAGTCCAAATATACAAGTAAAAACAACGAAACCAGACGTAAACGGTGGGGAGCACATTgacaaaaacaaagaaaattcaaaaataatacatagtgaTGGATTAAAGGTTATCAAGTCAACATTTAAGTCGGATAAATATATTGATCAAGACGACgatgataatattattgttacggCTACTAAAGTTAAAACGCAAATACAAAATGAAGCACTTGATACAAATGATGATGAGATAGATATCGACGATGAGGATAATAGCGATAGTGATGAAGTTATTGATAACAATGAAAACGACGATGGAAAAAACATCGAAAACGACGACAGTGATGaacattataatgaaatagtaCACAATATACAAATGGCAAAAGTACCTCCGAAAGTAGAATACAATGCTATACCTCCTATAAAGCTTTCTTTATCAAAATCAGAACAAACTGCAGATGTCAAAGATCGTAAAAAAGAAACTATAAAAGAACATTCTAAGAtagaaaatttatcaaaagatATCTTGGAATCCAAATTTAAAGATAAGAGGTCTATagtggaaataaaaaatgaactaAAGAAAACTACAAAAGAAGTAGACATAAAAGAAAGCATTGTTAGGAAAATCAAAGATCAAAAAACCAAGAAAGAAGCAGAtactttttcaaaagaaaGTAATACTGATGAACtcgaaaaaattaaagttaaatcacATCTTGAAGCTGGTAAGCTACAAAGTCATATCATTTCTAAAGATGAACCAGTGctagatataaaaaaagtcgTCGATAAAGTAGACGAAAAAAGGAACTCTGAAACATTACAACGAGTTACTAAAGATGTTaaggcaaaaaataaaataaaagctgATCAAATAAAACCATTAACCGATGCATCACACAGAAAATTTTTACTACAAAGCGAATTCGACGatttttatggattttttCCAACGTTTGCACCGAATTTTTCACGCGTACATAATCCGGAGTGTCGACGACATGGACAAATATTACTGCGGCAGTTACGTGGTACCAAACTGTGGGCTTTAAATA TGTTGGATTCTTCAGGAAAAATTCCCTCGGGGCTTTTGCAAGGCAACGGTATCCAGCTAGGTGACTTTGACCAGTGTTTATCAACTCGTGCTCGAGTTCAGTTAGAAACTGGTAGTATTGTGAAGGTTCAAGGCAAATACTGCTTAGTTACAATGGATGTCAGGGCGGAGCATCAAGATATGGAAGTAGCTATAGATCTTCTTCAAGGACGAAACCTAATTAAGGGCAGGGTTAGTGAT CCAGGTCACTTCGTACCACGATACTCAACGTTGAGCTGGGGTGTCTGTGTACCATCACCATGTCACCCAGATGATGTGGAAGCAATGATCAAGGACTCGACTAAACGTTATGAAAAATTGGGTATCTcctttaatattgaaatagatGAGGCAGATTGTCATATCCAAGGCAAAGGTAACTGGTGGGATGAGTGGATGGAATTACCTACTCTTTTAACTCT atgTTTCTATGGTGTGGTCTTATGTGTGGTAGTAATAGCTACTTGCCAAGATTTACTGAGTGAAAAGAGTAATGGAGACGATACAGATAAGAATGAAGAGGATAATGTCGATGACAAGACGAAACAACaag ATGGGTTCATCAGTGCCTTCTCACTCACCCGCACTGTGAAGAAATTGATAGCGCCGGTTGGATCTGAAGAAATATCAAGTATCCATGGTCTTCGAGCAATTGCAACTATAGCACTCATTATCGCGCATAAATTCCTACCAATTGCCCATGCTCCTTACGCAAATAGGGTAAAAGTTGCTGAG GTGGTCTCATCACCTGCGTGGTCGTGGTGTAGAGTAGGCTGGGTGTTCACTGATGGTTTTCTATTGCTAAGTGGAGCTTTGACTGCATACCGCACATCGGAGAAGACTAGTGCTTTTAACAAACTAGgttctaaatatttaag ATTAACACCGGCAATGCTAGCTGTGATTTGGTTTTACGCATTCATCTGGCATCATGTTACCGTGGGGCCTATGTGGGGCGGATTGGTAACGAAAAATGCTAATATTTGTCGGGAAAGGTGGTGGTGGAACTTGTTCTATTTGCAGAATTACTTTGGATTAGAGAGTATG TGTGCACCTCAAACACATCAGCTAGCGCTGGACATGCAACTTTCCATTCTCGGAAGTTTTATAGTATGGGCGATCCACTCAAATATGGTCGGTTCGGCGCTGTTTATGCCAATCATACATCTATACGCAGCTTATTCTAGATATACAATGTTTAGAGACCATCGCCTTACAATGATTGCTTATCATGGAGTCAG TGTAAGTCAGCTGTACCGTACAGGCCGGATGAGCTATACCTCCATTTTGCACCGCAGTACCTCCTATCTGATCGGCATCAGTTTAGGATTAGCACTACGGACCCCAGCTCAGCATAGTAAG tttgtaaTATTCATCGGATGGGTCGTTAGCACTGGTCTATGGGGAGCTGTGTTGTGGGCGGGTTTCGACAGCGGTTACTTCAACTACCAGTATAACGTGACCTTTGCTGCTCAGTATGCGGCACTGGCTCCTATTGCAATTGGTTTAGCCTTCGCCTGGCTGCTGTACGCGGCGCATAATGGTTATAGCG AAACTTTATCAAGCCTTCTTTGTAGTCGTCCCATGCTGCTAATAAGTAGATTGTCATATGCTCTATATTTAACACAGTTTATTGTCTTCCTCACAAATGCAGCTACGACACGAACATCTACtgaattcacattattatctGTG GTCGATTTCCAAGAACTTGctgcaatatttttatcggCTGTTTTGTTAACTTTAACGCTTGTTATACCTATGCAATCGCTTCCGAATGTTCTATTtggaataaagaaaaataatgaagaGAAAGAGGAATTACAAAACAGAACAAGCGAAATCAATAAAGAAGAAAATGAACCGGAGCTTGAAGAAAAACCATCAATACGAAAGCCTTTACTGGCTCATAGGGAATTACTGGAAGAGATACCAGAGGCGGAAGTCGAATATGAAATTCAGAGGGAGAATCAAAGCCTAGAAGAAATATTGGAAGAAGACGATAACATGGACGAAGAAAGGGAAGACGAAGACTTAGAGATcatagaagaagaagaagagcCAGAGGGTGGAGAGGAAGATTTCTGGGCTCATCATGACGATGGTCGTGATCGAGATCTTGATGAGTGGGAGTGGACGAATGGAAATCGCGACGGTGCTCAACATTATCGAAACAGtagataa